One window of the Drosophila miranda strain MSH22 chromosome Y unlocalized genomic scaffold, D.miranda_PacBio2.1 Contig_Y4_pilon, whole genome shotgun sequence genome contains the following:
- the LOC117194916 gene encoding U6 snRNA-associated Sm-like protein LSm1, which produces MDDLNPLAGTAHLLEEVDKKLMVLLRDGRTLIGYLRSVDQFANLVLQRTIERIHVGNQYGDIPRGVFIIRGENVVLLGEIDREKEQKLPLKEISVDEILDAQRREQEQRQE; this is translated from the exons ATGGACGATCTGAACCCTTTGGCGGGCACAGCTCACCTCCTGGAAGAAGTAGACA AGAAACTGATGGTGCTCCTGCGAGATGGTCGTACCCTGATTGGCTACCTACGATCGGTGGATCAGTTTGCCAACTTGGTTTTGCAGCGCACCATTGAGAGGATACATGTGGGCAATCAATATGGCGACATTCCACGTGGAGTATTTATAATCCGAGGGGAGAATGTTGTCCTATTGGGTGAAATT GATCGTGAAAAGGAACAGAAGCTGCCGCTCAAAGAGATATCTGTGGACGAAATACTGGATGCCCAACGACGCGAGCAGGAGCAGCGGCAAGAGTAG
- the LOC117194946 gene encoding uncharacterized protein LOC117194946 isoform X1, with amino-acid sequence MFLNENLRNRPRIVMPKQEQLEAVPLPNKNADIVWRGVRGRLYDSRAARTVPLAFRPYRASGNYSLDLTSSQKAMSPVNKLTYFTLQLFLSDLPPDAALTGTTCSGLSNSSGAVSPALRR; translated from the exons atgtttttaaacgaaAATTTGCGAAATCGGCCCAGGATCGTGATGCCGAAACAGGAACAACTGGAGGCAGTACCACTGCCTAATAAGAATGCTGATATCGTTTGGCGCGGGGTACGCGGGCGACTGTACGACTCACGTGCAGCTCGGACAGTACCACTGGCCTTCCGTCCGTACCGTGCTTCCGGAAATTATTCCCTGGATCTAACCTCGTCACAAAAAGCCATGAGTCCCGTTAATAAATTAACGTACTTCACCTTGCAGTTGTTTTTGTCCGACCTGCCTCCGG ATGCCGCTCTGACTGGAACAACTTGTAGCGGCCTGTCCAACTCTTCTGGAGCTGTGAGCCCAGCCTTGCGGCGGTAA
- the LOC117194946 gene encoding uncharacterized protein LOC117194946 isoform X2: MFLNENLRNRPRIVMPKQEQLEAVPLPNKNADIVWRGVRGRLYDSRAARTVPLAFRPYRASGNYSLDLTSSQKAMSPVNKLTYFTLQLFLSDLPPVFLTFADRYRCRSDWNNL; the protein is encoded by the exons atgtttttaaacgaaAATTTGCGAAATCGGCCCAGGATCGTGATGCCGAAACAGGAACAACTGGAGGCAGTACCACTGCCTAATAAGAATGCTGATATCGTTTGGCGCGGGGTACGCGGGCGACTGTACGACTCACGTGCAGCTCGGACAGTACCACTGGCCTTCCGTCCGTACCGTGCTTCCGGAAATTATTCCCTGGATCTAACCTCGTCACAAAAAGCCATGAGTCCCGTTAATAAATTAACGTACTTCACCTTGCAGTTGTTTTTGTCCGACCTGCCTCCGG TCTTTCTTACGTTTGCTGATCGCTACAGATGCCGCTCTGACTGGAACAACTTGTAG
- the LOC117194914 gene encoding uncharacterized protein LOC117194914, with product MSSNHRPLDASDIQLIQTIRETPSLYDPQLPSFRLSQRKEEDWAKVAETLRISTIDARRRWTCLRDRYSRELKQMRLHPTSEFGRNDFFKQMDFLRQFVRKRRERNRRDQTPTVWVKVDMRRNKLMKMSTETDTLIEDSHVYEETDEHNYDTKLEVQTSHSETYSVLVEADDGQEPEQESFEEDFIGDEHKTMDSTTTTSPHADDAAHPTQGDINYMVCMPSMSQERKHLSQESLASIMAMPTMTETEDDYFCKSVAAYLRQLSRVHKIKAKVEMFQILENYIMLEEERRGVVSGSRPGSG from the coding sequence ATGAGTTCCAACCATCGACCCCTGGACGCATCGGATATCCAGCTGATACAGACTATAAGAGAAACGCCCTCGCTGTATGATCCGCAGCTCCCCTCTTTTCGGCTCTCGCAGCGCAAAGAGGAGGACTGGGCGAAAGTGGCAGAAACGTTGAGAATTTCTACTATAGATGCTCGACGGCGTTGGACCTGTTTACGAGATCGCTATTCGCGGGAGCTAAAACAGATGCGTCTCCATCCTACCAGCGAATTCGGCCGCAATGATTTCTTCAAACAAATGGATTTTCTGCGGCAATTTGTAAGAAAGCGGCGCGAGCGCAACAGAAGAGATCAGACACCTACTGTTTGGGTCAAAGTGGACATGAGGAGAAACAAACTAATGAAGATGTCGACCGAAACGGACACCCTGATTGAGGATTCGCATGTTTACGAGGAGACCGATGAGCACAATTACGATACTAAGCTAGAAGTGCAGACATCGCACTCCGAGACGTACTCTGTGCTAGTGGAGGCCGATGATGGTCAAGAGCCCGAGCAGGAGAGTTTCGAGGAAGACTTCATTGGGGATGAGCACAAGACAATGGACTCAACGACCACAACCTCTCCTCACGCCGATGACGCAGCCCACCCCACCCAGGGCGACATCAACTACATGGTCTGCATGCCCAGCATGAGTCAAGAACGGAAGCATCTTTCCCAAGAGTCACTAGCTTCGATTATGGCCATGCCAACAATGACAGAGACCGAGGACGATTACTTCTGTAAATCTGTGGCTGCCTATCTACGGCAGCTGTCGCGGGTGCACAAGATCAAGGCCAAGGTGGAGATGTTCCAAATACTGGAGAACTACATTATGCTCGAGGAGGAGAGACGAGGCGTGGTATCGGGCTCGAGACCAGGGTCGGGGTGA